A genome region from Hevea brasiliensis isolate MT/VB/25A 57/8 chromosome 7, ASM3005281v1, whole genome shotgun sequence includes the following:
- the LOC110672912 gene encoding uncharacterized protein LOC110672912, producing MVCRPPQQKARTSAMGSGVVELQRNSTNWAKAVGEIVKMERKIFPKHESLASSFAEELKKKNSGLIYMELDGEVVGYVMYSWPSSLFASIAKLAVKENYRRQGHGEVLLKAAIQKCRSRKVHRISLHVDPLRTPAMSLYKKLGFQVDALIVGYYSPDRDANRMYLEFDSE from the exons ATGGTTTGTAGGCCACCCCAACAGAAAGCTCGCACATCAGCAATGGGAAGTGGGGTCGTCGAACTGCAAAGAAACTCAACCAACTGGGCTAAGGCTGTGGGAGAAATTGTGAAAATGGAGAGAAAGATCTTTCCCAAACACGAATCACTTGCTTCGTCCTTTGCCGAAGAACTGAAAAAGAAGAATTCTGGGTTGATTTACATGGAGTTGGACGGTGAAGTCGTTGGCTATGTCATGTATTCTTGGCCTTCTTCTTTGTTTGCTTCTATCGCTAAGCTTGCAG TGAAGGAGAATTACAGGAGGCAAGGCCATGGAGAGGTATTGCTGAAAGCAGCAATTCAGAAATGCAGATCAAGAAAGGTCCATCGCATATCACTACATGTTGATCCCTTGAGGACTCCAGCAATGAGTTTATACAAGAAGCTTGGTTTTCAGGTTGATGCTTTGATAGTGGGTTACTACTCTCCAGACCGAGACGCCAACAGAATGTACTTGGAATTTGATTCTGAATAG